One stretch of Akkermansia sp. RCC_12PD DNA includes these proteins:
- a CDS encoding sugar transferase produces MAVTVLAFVVFMVVGFISWSSLGVQPEPWRLRTLVLAPLTMSLLLYFCCDQFGVYYRCMTLSGTVWRLVLAYACFVVLSSIIWKYLVPFSGDPAVQILGYLLTFLGVLWLCIFRFRSEKKLEEEAPMLLVGAPEYVDTFLKQMKRDRVDIQGALTVISPKSVDSVTTRDVMIRKCISKVVFLPEGVDVSVAKCLADLCGKMGVDFYASMMVRMPTVHKTYFGVMGEVRMLVYKSTPIPYTTSWQIKKTMDWLGSLVLLVLTSPLWLVAAAGIKLSAPGPVFYCQKRSGLYGKEFGMWKFRTMYQDADKRLDEVKASHGNEMDGPIFKLGNDPRIFPFGRILRKFSIDELPQLINVLKGEMSLTGPRPLPVYETEAFTSDAHRRRLSVLPGVTGYWQIAGRSNIKEFEKLVELDMYYIDHWSLWLDVKLLLKTVPAVLFARGAK; encoded by the coding sequence ATGGCGGTCACTGTTCTGGCGTTTGTCGTTTTTATGGTTGTTGGGTTCATTTCCTGGAGTTCACTGGGCGTCCAGCCTGAACCCTGGCGGCTCCGCACACTGGTGCTCGCCCCTCTGACCATGTCCCTGCTGTTGTATTTTTGCTGTGACCAGTTTGGGGTGTATTACCGCTGCATGACGTTGAGCGGCACCGTTTGGCGACTGGTGCTGGCCTACGCATGCTTTGTGGTGCTGAGTTCCATCATCTGGAAGTATCTGGTCCCATTTTCCGGAGATCCTGCCGTTCAAATACTGGGGTATCTGCTGACTTTTCTTGGAGTGCTGTGGCTGTGTATTTTCCGGTTCCGGTCGGAAAAGAAGCTGGAAGAAGAGGCTCCCATGCTTCTGGTAGGCGCTCCGGAATATGTGGACACATTCCTGAAGCAGATGAAGCGGGACCGCGTGGATATTCAGGGAGCCCTGACGGTGATTTCTCCCAAATCCGTGGATTCTGTCACAACGCGGGATGTGATGATCAGGAAATGCATCAGCAAAGTCGTATTTTTGCCGGAAGGGGTGGATGTTTCCGTCGCGAAGTGCCTGGCCGATCTTTGCGGCAAGATGGGAGTGGACTTTTATGCTTCCATGATGGTGAGGATGCCAACCGTCCACAAAACTTACTTTGGAGTGATGGGAGAGGTCAGAATGCTGGTGTACAAGTCCACCCCCATTCCCTACACCACGTCCTGGCAGATAAAGAAAACCATGGACTGGCTCGGTTCCCTTGTCCTGCTGGTGCTTACTTCGCCTTTGTGGCTGGTTGCGGCCGCCGGCATCAAGCTGTCTGCTCCCGGTCCCGTTTTCTACTGCCAGAAGCGTTCCGGATTGTATGGAAAGGAATTCGGCATGTGGAAATTCCGCACCATGTATCAGGATGCAGACAAAAGGCTGGATGAAGTAAAGGCCAGCCACGGCAATGAGATGGACGGCCCCATTTTCAAGCTGGGGAATGATCCCCGTATCTTTCCTTTCGGCCGCATTCTGCGCAAATTCAGCATTGATGAACTGCCTCAGCTCATCAATGTACTGAAAGGAGAGATGAGCCTGACGGGCCCCCGGCCACTGCCCGTTTATGAAACGGAGGCTTTTACCAGTGATGCACACCGCCGCAGGTTGAGCGTGCTTCCTGGAGTCACCGGATACTGGCAGATAGCGGGGCGCAGCAACATCAAGGAATTTGAAAAGCTGGTGGAGCTGGACATGTATTACATCGACCACTGGTCCCTGTGGCTGGATGTCAAATTGCTGCTGAAAACAGTCCCCGCCGTATTGTTTGCCCGCGGGGCCAAGTAA
- a CDS encoding L,D-transpeptidase family protein: MKGIYVCVCMLAMFCAAAMALPEDCRQVIVGTSDGWNSSHVKLSLLEKGPQGWMMVKGPFPARLGKSGLVWGRGVSSPPAEGPVKKEGDLRSPAGIFELGGVYGTVPVPNKKRSMPYRRITPRDMWVDDPSSPLYNQHFVLKHDPVTPWEFKQQMKLNDYAHSLKLFIRHNATGDQGRPVAGGGSSIFFHIWRRDGQAPTAGCTAMSEENLRAMIAWLDPSKHPLYILLPSREYLRLRKAWGLP, translated from the coding sequence ATGAAGGGTATCTATGTATGCGTGTGCATGCTGGCGATGTTTTGCGCTGCGGCCATGGCTCTCCCTGAAGACTGCCGCCAGGTAATTGTGGGGACGTCCGACGGCTGGAACAGTTCGCATGTGAAATTGAGCCTTCTGGAGAAAGGTCCCCAGGGGTGGATGATGGTGAAGGGGCCGTTTCCGGCCCGCTTGGGGAAGTCCGGACTGGTATGGGGCAGGGGGGTCAGCAGCCCTCCCGCGGAAGGTCCCGTGAAGAAGGAGGGGGATTTGCGTTCTCCCGCCGGAATTTTTGAATTGGGCGGAGTGTACGGCACCGTGCCCGTTCCCAACAAGAAGCGTTCCATGCCATACCGCCGCATCACGCCCCGGGACATGTGGGTCGATGACCCGTCCTCCCCTCTTTACAACCAGCATTTCGTGCTGAAGCATGATCCCGTGACTCCCTGGGAGTTCAAGCAGCAGATGAAGCTGAACGATTACGCCCACAGCCTGAAGCTGTTCATCAGGCATAACGCCACCGGAGATCAGGGGCGCCCCGTAGCAGGGGGAGGGTCTTCCATTTTCTTCCATATCTGGAGGAGGGACGGCCAGGCCCCCACGGCCGGATGCACCGCCATGAGCGAGGAAAATTTACGTGCCATGATCGCATGGCTGGACCCTTCCAAGCATCCTTTGTACATCCTGCTGCCTTCCAGGGAATACCTGAGGCTGCGCAAGGCATGGGGGCTGCCGTGA
- a CDS encoding ATP-binding cassette domain-containing protein, translating to MLQADGITYEIEAQDGPLKLLDNVSFNVPKGHFMAVVGPSGCGKTTLLKAIAGMVAETDGRFFWNGHDLAEEDFEPTEIGFVPQFSIAYDQLSVDENVESAAKLRCKFESLDDLDDSIDNALEVTGMEGIADRDVKILSGGQKRRLALAMELVSDPRLLICDEVTSGLDPRSEHDIVNLLHEVSRSDERIVISVTHSLAHLDSYDSILVMHQGCVVYHGSPKTILHYFGVSALEEIYPKLQDRTGASWSRSWAKHRESYYARLEKEREQKILSGELPDPNAKPFDEENGVTPAPAGEEDGERGSSERASAGKEIAAAFEGGEEAIPEVPGFFTQFFCLLGRRWRIFFRDRSQLVLQLVMVLLFPVLVAMFTDKGTGQIVGLSATQDVQTLQKDIEAQQLNMKTGSAVSGIIMFEVILLGLMGSNNAAREVAGERAIMEKEKYAGMRPSSYLASKLAYLSVLVLVQSVWMFAFVDFFWDRGGSLTHLFFLILANAAMTFVCLGISSLAKSADQASLLSIYLVGFQLPLSGAVLALPEQVESFIRPFISAYWSWSGSISALKPDVYNAVKNVLDTGLTPALICYIVLGAHVACGIAASYIGIRRSRWEL from the coding sequence ATGTTGCAGGCGGACGGCATTACGTACGAGATAGAGGCCCAGGACGGTCCTTTGAAATTGCTGGACAATGTGAGCTTTAATGTGCCCAAGGGGCATTTCATGGCGGTCGTGGGGCCGTCCGGCTGCGGAAAGACCACGTTGTTGAAGGCTATCGCGGGCATGGTCGCGGAGACAGACGGCCGTTTTTTCTGGAATGGGCATGATTTGGCGGAAGAGGATTTTGAACCGACGGAGATCGGGTTTGTCCCCCAATTCAGCATTGCCTATGACCAGTTGAGCGTGGATGAGAATGTGGAAAGCGCCGCGAAGCTCCGCTGCAAGTTCGAGTCTCTTGACGATCTGGACGACAGCATTGACAACGCCCTGGAGGTAACGGGCATGGAGGGAATTGCAGACAGGGACGTGAAGATTCTTTCCGGGGGCCAGAAGCGGCGCCTGGCGCTGGCTATGGAGCTGGTGTCCGATCCCCGGCTCCTGATTTGCGACGAGGTGACTTCCGGCCTTGATCCGCGGTCCGAGCACGATATCGTGAACCTTCTGCATGAGGTGTCCCGTTCCGACGAGCGCATCGTCATTTCCGTTACGCACAGCCTGGCTCATCTGGACAGTTACGATTCCATCCTGGTCATGCATCAGGGATGCGTGGTCTACCACGGTTCCCCCAAGACGATCCTGCATTACTTCGGTGTTTCCGCTCTTGAAGAGATTTATCCCAAGCTTCAGGACCGGACCGGAGCTTCCTGGTCCCGGTCCTGGGCCAAGCATCGGGAGTCCTATTATGCCCGGCTGGAGAAGGAAAGGGAGCAGAAGATTCTTTCCGGAGAGTTGCCGGACCCAAATGCCAAGCCTTTTGACGAAGAGAACGGAGTAACGCCGGCTCCTGCCGGAGAGGAAGATGGGGAACGGGGATCTTCTGAACGAGCTTCAGCCGGAAAAGAAATTGCCGCCGCATTTGAGGGCGGGGAGGAAGCCATTCCCGAAGTGCCCGGTTTCTTCACCCAGTTTTTCTGCCTGCTGGGGCGCCGGTGGCGCATTTTCTTCCGTGACCGCTCCCAGCTTGTCCTCCAACTGGTAATGGTGCTTTTGTTTCCCGTGCTGGTAGCCATGTTCACGGATAAGGGAACCGGGCAGATCGTAGGGCTTTCCGCCACGCAGGACGTGCAGACGCTGCAGAAGGATATTGAGGCGCAGCAGTTGAATATGAAGACCGGTTCCGCCGTTTCCGGCATCATCATGTTTGAGGTGATCCTGCTGGGGCTGATGGGGTCCAACAATGCCGCAAGGGAGGTGGCCGGGGAACGCGCCATCATGGAGAAGGAGAAGTATGCGGGCATGCGGCCTTCCTCCTATCTGGCGAGCAAGCTGGCGTATTTGAGCGTGCTGGTGCTGGTTCAGTCCGTGTGGATGTTCGCCTTCGTGGATTTCTTCTGGGACCGGGGCGGCAGCCTGACGCATTTGTTTTTCCTGATACTGGCCAATGCCGCCATGACGTTTGTCTGCCTGGGTATTTCCTCCCTGGCCAAGAGCGCGGACCAAGCCTCCCTGCTGAGCATTTACCTGGTGGGCTTCCAGCTTCCCCTCTCAGGGGCGGTACTGGCTCTCCCGGAGCAGGTGGAAAGCTTCATCCGGCCGTTCATTTCCGCGTACTGGTCCTGGTCCGGAAGCATTTCAGCTCTGAAGCCGGACGTGTACAATGCCGTCAAGAATGTGCTGGATACGGGGCTGACCCCGGCCCTGATCTGCTATATTGTCCTCGGCGCGCATGTTGCATGCGGCATCGCCGCCTCCTACATCGGCATCCGCCGTTCCCGCTGGGAACTGTAA
- a CDS encoding GNAT family N-acetyltransferase has translation MISRTVKDDLPEILDLQLRAFGEVARRLNAATLPPLEQTIEQLLEEEQNSVFLKYTEDGHIIGSVRGSLDASGTCHVGKLIVDPYCRNRGIGRQLMQALEEYFRGKASRYLLFTSEETPETLHLYGKLGYEKLYTRNAGSTVMAFLEKKA, from the coding sequence ATGATCAGCCGGACGGTAAAAGACGATCTTCCGGAAATCCTGGATCTCCAGCTCCGGGCCTTTGGAGAAGTTGCCCGGCGCCTGAACGCCGCCACTCTGCCTCCGCTGGAACAAACCATTGAACAATTGCTGGAAGAAGAGCAGAACTCTGTATTTCTTAAATATACGGAGGACGGGCATATCATCGGTTCGGTCAGAGGGAGCCTGGATGCCTCCGGCACCTGCCATGTGGGCAAGCTGATTGTGGACCCGTACTGCCGGAACCGGGGAATCGGACGGCAGCTCATGCAGGCGCTGGAAGAATACTTCCGCGGAAAAGCCTCCCGGTACCTCCTGTTCACGTCGGAGGAAACTCCGGAAACCCTGCACTTGTACGGCAAACTGGGTTACGAAAAGCTGTACACGCGGAATGCCGGAAGCACCGTCATGGCGTTTCTGGAAAAGAAGGCTTGA
- a CDS encoding 4Fe-4S dicluster domain-containing protein, giving the protein MEDSFALAQWQFVPSVLGTLNWVGVSVAALALLLALTLLFGRVYCSFLCPLGILQDIVFRMRRWIRPKVFLKFSRPVPWVRYSILAALAVCCIIGFAGLTLNWLDPYSIFGRIMYVLAWPAAVWGNNLLAADSASADLVRMDYYPVALPALLASAGMLGLVVAMSAWRGRLYCNTVCPVGTLLGLLSRVSLFRLGFDPASCKKCGKCIKSCKAQCLNLKEYRIDASRCVACYDCVRACDEGGIRYRWFTRARRLIPAKKERKEASSRPSAAFSPVVAKSSRREFLGATAVGLAGAALSGCRGDAAQRLDPTQCVLPPGAGSLERFLDVCTGCQMCIASCPTHVLQPAYFQMGIKGFMKPRMDFSTKYCLYDCHRCAEVCPTGAIRKLPITAEKDTTEITKDTTRIAVAQFYVCRCLVRREDMDCGACTEHCPTKALYTVPYIGRDGQEHRLPKLDPTLCIGCGACEHACPVTTEKPEERVRVGPCNLCEEKCEFKKREAVPPRAIVVRAVNPQQKAVKKFEEKAVDPVGDTDFPF; this is encoded by the coding sequence ATGGAAGACTCCTTTGCGCTGGCGCAGTGGCAGTTTGTCCCTTCCGTGCTGGGGACGTTGAACTGGGTGGGCGTTTCCGTGGCGGCTCTGGCCCTCCTGCTGGCGCTGACCTTGCTTTTCGGCCGTGTGTATTGCTCTTTCCTTTGTCCCCTGGGGATTTTGCAGGACATTGTGTTCAGGATGCGCAGATGGATCAGGCCCAAAGTTTTTTTGAAGTTCTCCCGGCCCGTGCCGTGGGTGCGGTATTCCATTCTGGCTGCGCTGGCCGTCTGCTGTATAATCGGTTTTGCCGGGTTGACGCTCAATTGGCTGGATCCGTACAGCATCTTTGGGCGCATCATGTACGTGCTTGCATGGCCTGCCGCCGTCTGGGGCAACAACCTGCTCGCGGCGGACAGCGCTTCCGCGGACCTGGTCCGCATGGATTATTATCCCGTGGCTCTTCCCGCCTTGCTGGCTTCCGCCGGAATGCTCGGGCTGGTTGTCGCCATGAGTGCCTGGAGGGGACGTTTGTATTGCAATACGGTGTGTCCCGTCGGCACCCTGCTGGGGCTCCTTTCCCGGGTTTCCCTTTTCCGGCTGGGTTTTGATCCCGCATCTTGCAAAAAGTGCGGCAAGTGTATCAAATCCTGCAAGGCCCAATGCCTGAATCTCAAGGAATACCGGATAGACGCCTCCCGCTGCGTGGCGTGCTACGATTGCGTGCGCGCCTGTGATGAGGGAGGAATCCGCTACCGCTGGTTCACCAGGGCCCGGAGATTGATTCCTGCCAAAAAGGAAAGGAAAGAGGCTTCTTCCCGCCCTTCGGCGGCGTTTTCTCCGGTTGTCGCGAAAAGTTCCCGTCGTGAATTCCTGGGGGCTACCGCCGTCGGGCTTGCCGGAGCCGCCCTGTCGGGATGCCGTGGGGATGCAGCCCAGAGGCTGGACCCCACCCAGTGCGTTCTTCCGCCCGGAGCCGGTTCCCTGGAACGGTTTCTGGACGTATGCACCGGCTGCCAGATGTGCATCGCCAGCTGCCCCACCCACGTGCTCCAGCCCGCTTATTTCCAGATGGGCATTAAGGGATTCATGAAGCCCCGGATGGATTTCAGCACCAAGTATTGTCTTTACGACTGCCACCGCTGCGCGGAAGTGTGCCCCACCGGGGCCATCAGAAAACTCCCTATTACCGCTGAAAAGGATACGACGGAAATCACGAAGGATACCACGCGCATTGCCGTGGCCCAGTTTTACGTGTGCCGCTGCCTGGTCAGGAGGGAGGACATGGACTGCGGCGCCTGTACGGAACACTGTCCCACCAAGGCGCTTTACACAGTGCCCTACATCGGGCGCGACGGCCAGGAACACCGCCTGCCGAAGCTGGATCCTACCCTGTGCATCGGCTGCGGGGCGTGTGAGCACGCCTGTCCCGTTACGACGGAAAAGCCGGAGGAACGCGTGCGGGTAGGCCCCTGCAATTTGTGCGAGGAAAAGTGCGAATTCAAAAAGCGGGAAGCGGTGCCCCCGAGAGCCATTGTGGTGCGGGCCGTGAATCCCCAGCAGAAGGCCGTAAAGAAATTTGAGGAAAAAGCCGTGGACCCGGTGGGCGATACGGATTTCCCGTTCTGA
- a CDS encoding DUF362 domain-containing protein translates to MTDRRTFLKGTAAVGALAAITDMETLFAQEASPQTASGIPDLVAVRNGTRAEMVKKAVETLGGMQAFVKPGQTVVIKPNIGWNKAPEFGSNTHPETVATLVELCKQAGAKEVKVFDHCCHNGAYEGSGVKEAVEKAGGVMVDGGNEGQYVQKENPKAKKFTSAKVHKAVLEADVYITCPPLKHHSGSEMTACMKNVMGTVWDRGAMHKNDLHQCIADAVYFRKPDLCVLDAYMPMVRNGPVGKDTNDLVERKTLLASRDIVAIDSAGAALLNKAGKIRHVLLGEEMGLGTADLTKINIRRINMA, encoded by the coding sequence ATGACTGACAGACGTACATTTTTGAAGGGGACCGCCGCCGTGGGCGCTTTAGCGGCCATTACGGACATGGAAACCCTCTTCGCCCAGGAGGCGTCTCCCCAAACGGCTTCCGGCATTCCCGACCTGGTTGCCGTCCGCAACGGGACTCGCGCGGAAATGGTTAAAAAGGCAGTGGAAACGCTCGGCGGCATGCAGGCGTTCGTGAAGCCGGGCCAGACCGTGGTGATCAAGCCGAACATCGGCTGGAACAAGGCTCCGGAGTTCGGGTCCAACACCCACCCGGAAACAGTCGCCACGCTGGTGGAACTGTGCAAGCAGGCCGGCGCAAAGGAAGTAAAGGTTTTTGACCACTGCTGCCATAATGGCGCGTATGAAGGCAGCGGCGTGAAAGAGGCTGTGGAAAAAGCCGGAGGCGTGATGGTGGACGGCGGCAATGAAGGGCAATATGTTCAGAAGGAAAATCCGAAGGCCAAAAAATTCACCTCCGCCAAGGTGCACAAGGCTGTTCTGGAAGCAGACGTTTATATCACCTGCCCTCCGCTCAAGCACCACAGCGGATCTGAAATGACCGCCTGCATGAAGAACGTCATGGGAACCGTGTGGGACCGCGGCGCCATGCATAAGAACGACCTGCACCAGTGCATTGCGGACGCCGTGTATTTCCGCAAGCCGGACCTGTGCGTGCTGGACGCCTACATGCCCATGGTGCGCAACGGCCCCGTAGGCAAGGACACGAACGATCTGGTGGAGCGCAAGACTCTCCTTGCCTCCCGCGACATCGTGGCGATTGACTCTGCGGGTGCGGCCCTGCTGAACAAGGCGGGCAAGATCCGCCATGTATTGCTGGGAGAGGAAATGGGGCTGGGAACGGCGGACCTCACCAAGATCAACATTCGCCGCATCAACATGGCCTGA
- a CDS encoding class I SAM-dependent methyltransferase — protein sequence MKCSLLSRPMTCAHDWISRLVLPGDTVVDATAGNGHDTAFLARLVGPEGKVHAFDIQEEAIRSARERLREEGLLTDAVCFHLASHSRLAELVRGPVKAIMFNLGYLPGGDRNLVTRTDSTLAALEQAVNLTAPNGILSVMCYPGHEGGDMEAAAVEQFLSRLPHHLWRTGKYQLLNTSTPAPFQICAFRLD from the coding sequence ATGAAGTGTTCCCTGCTCAGCCGGCCCATGACCTGCGCGCACGACTGGATCAGCCGTCTCGTCCTGCCCGGAGACACGGTGGTGGACGCCACAGCGGGAAACGGGCACGATACTGCATTTCTGGCACGCCTGGTCGGCCCGGAAGGGAAAGTGCACGCCTTCGACATTCAGGAAGAGGCGATCCGCTCCGCCAGGGAACGCCTGAGGGAAGAGGGGCTGCTTACGGACGCCGTCTGTTTCCATCTGGCCAGCCACTCGCGCCTCGCGGAACTGGTCCGCGGCCCGGTCAAAGCAATCATGTTCAACCTGGGCTACCTGCCCGGCGGGGACAGGAACCTCGTCACCCGTACGGATTCCACTCTGGCGGCCCTGGAACAGGCCGTGAACCTGACAGCCCCCAACGGAATCCTCAGCGTCATGTGCTATCCGGGCCATGAGGGAGGAGACATGGAAGCGGCCGCCGTGGAACAATTCCTTTCCCGGCTTCCCCATCACCTGTGGAGAACAGGCAAATACCAGCTTCTGAACACTTCCACGCCCGCACCGTTCCAAATTTGTGCATTCAGGCTGGATTGA
- a CDS encoding non-canonical purine NTP pyrophosphatase has product MMQQELPLLVVATRNAHKTGEIRAMLAGKWEVRDLSDYPQAPPVEETGVTFTENATLKAVSASKCIPGIVLADDSGLEVDVLDGRPGVWSSSFGGEEGNHERNNRRMLEELRKAGVRPGGKPAARFRCVMVLAREGAVLAEFSGSIEGHMLTELTGEGGFGYDPLFVPEGYEQSFAQLPMEVKNSMSHRGRALAQVVEWMGRA; this is encoded by the coding sequence ATGATGCAACAGGAATTGCCATTGCTGGTGGTTGCCACGCGCAACGCCCATAAAACCGGGGAAATCCGCGCCATGCTGGCCGGAAAATGGGAGGTAAGGGACCTTTCCGACTATCCCCAGGCCCCACCCGTGGAAGAAACCGGCGTTACGTTTACGGAAAACGCCACGCTCAAGGCAGTCTCCGCCTCCAAATGCATTCCCGGCATTGTCCTGGCGGACGATTCCGGGCTGGAGGTGGATGTTCTGGATGGCCGTCCGGGCGTCTGGTCTTCTTCCTTCGGGGGAGAGGAAGGTAATCATGAACGGAACAACCGCCGTATGCTGGAAGAGTTGCGGAAGGCCGGAGTGCGCCCGGGAGGCAAGCCTGCCGCCCGCTTTCGCTGTGTGATGGTTTTGGCCCGCGAAGGTGCGGTGCTGGCGGAATTTTCCGGTTCCATAGAAGGCCACATGCTGACGGAATTGACCGGGGAGGGAGGATTTGGATATGACCCCCTGTTTGTGCCGGAAGGGTATGAGCAGAGTTTCGCCCAGCTCCCCATGGAGGTGAAGAATTCCATGTCCCACCGGGGCCGTGCGCTGGCGCAGGTGGTGGAGTGGATGGGCCGTGCGTGA
- a CDS encoding exodeoxyribonuclease III, translated as MKLVSWNVNGLRAILGKGLGEAADALDADILCLQEIKARPEQVDDLWLSSWPYQLWNPAEKAGYSGVLVLSRVKPLSTSMGMGWQEHDREGRVCTMEFEQFYLVNCYTPNSQSELARLPYRQQWDQAFRNYVAGLAAVKPVIFCGDLNVAHQEIDIARPKDNRFSAGFTDEERSGFTQLLKAGFTDTFRLLHPEEPSWYSWWSYRGGARARNIGWRIDYFCVSDSLAPRVKSAAIHMDVMGSDHCPVSLEIDC; from the coding sequence ATGAAACTCGTTTCTTGGAACGTGAACGGATTGCGTGCGATTCTGGGCAAGGGGCTGGGAGAAGCCGCGGATGCGCTGGATGCGGACATTCTTTGCCTTCAGGAGATCAAGGCGCGTCCGGAGCAGGTGGATGATTTGTGGCTGTCTTCCTGGCCGTACCAGCTCTGGAATCCGGCGGAAAAGGCAGGTTATTCCGGGGTGCTGGTCCTCAGCCGCGTGAAGCCCCTGTCCACATCCATGGGCATGGGCTGGCAGGAACATGACCGGGAAGGGCGCGTGTGCACCATGGAGTTTGAGCAATTTTATCTGGTCAACTGCTATACGCCCAATTCCCAGAGCGAACTGGCAAGGCTGCCCTACCGGCAGCAGTGGGATCAGGCGTTCCGCAATTACGTGGCCGGCCTGGCGGCTGTCAAGCCGGTCATTTTCTGCGGCGATTTGAACGTGGCCCATCAGGAGATCGACATCGCGCGGCCCAAGGACAACCGTTTCTCCGCCGGGTTCACCGACGAAGAACGCTCCGGGTTCACGCAGTTGCTGAAAGCCGGATTTACCGATACGTTCCGCCTGCTGCATCCGGAGGAACCGTCCTGGTACAGCTGGTGGTCGTACCGCGGGGGCGCGCGTGCCCGGAACATCGGCTGGCGCATTGATTATTTCTGCGTTTCCGATTCTCTGGCTCCCAGGGTGAAGAGCGCGGCCATCCATATGGACGTGATGGGTTCCGACCATTGCCCCGTAAGCCTGGAGATTGACTGCTGA
- the nusA gene encoding transcription termination factor NusA: MTNDIKALIDYYEREKGLSREKILLALESAFLSAYRKMVPGSGSINYLRAEINVDKGKVRIFADLEVVPDEEYKDKFNQIPLSLAVKLDKNAVLHDLLATNITPKGFGRIAVQTARQTMLQKLLDAEKEMLYDEFKDRAGDLVTGTIRRFEKGDIFVDLGKFEGVMTSRERVPNEDYSVGDRMRFYVVEVRTEGRGPEVILSRSHPNLVRRLFESEVVEIGDQTVEIHGIAREAGYRTKVAVISHDDKVDPVGACVGMRGARVKNIVRELNNEKVDILEWTEDPVEFVREALSPVEPREITVDEDAKRVFVIVQDDKDLSKAIGRRGQNARLTSRLMGWDVQVRVFDVQEAEKLQSQAAAEEVMRQCQAAAKTLSEQLEIPEETAMGLVTMGGTDLVALTGFEASDIAESMGIPAEEAAQILDKARDLISQ, translated from the coding sequence ATGACAAACGACATTAAAGCTTTGATCGACTACTACGAGAGGGAAAAAGGGCTCTCCCGTGAAAAAATTCTCCTCGCTCTGGAATCTGCCTTCCTGTCCGCCTACCGCAAGATGGTCCCCGGTTCCGGCTCCATCAACTACCTCCGGGCTGAAATCAACGTGGACAAGGGCAAGGTGCGTATCTTTGCTGATCTGGAAGTAGTTCCGGATGAAGAATACAAAGACAAATTCAATCAGATTCCCCTCTCCCTGGCCGTCAAGCTGGACAAAAATGCCGTCCTGCACGATCTGCTGGCTACCAACATCACCCCCAAAGGATTCGGCCGCATTGCCGTGCAGACGGCACGCCAGACGATGCTCCAGAAACTGCTGGATGCGGAAAAGGAAATGCTTTATGACGAATTCAAGGACCGCGCCGGCGATCTGGTCACGGGCACCATCCGCCGCTTTGAAAAAGGAGACATCTTTGTGGACCTTGGAAAATTCGAGGGCGTCATGACCTCCCGCGAGCGCGTGCCGAATGAAGACTACAGCGTAGGCGACCGCATGCGCTTCTACGTGGTGGAAGTGCGCACGGAAGGCCGCGGACCGGAAGTCATCCTCTCCCGCAGCCATCCGAACCTGGTGCGCCGCCTCTTTGAATCGGAAGTGGTGGAAATCGGGGACCAGACGGTGGAAATCCACGGCATCGCCCGCGAAGCCGGTTACCGCACCAAGGTGGCCGTCATCAGCCATGACGACAAGGTGGACCCGGTGGGGGCATGCGTGGGTATGCGCGGAGCCCGCGTTAAAAACATCGTCCGGGAGCTCAACAATGAAAAGGTGGACATCCTGGAATGGACGGAAGACCCCGTCGAATTCGTCCGGGAAGCCCTCAGCCCCGTGGAGCCCCGGGAAATCACCGTGGATGAAGACGCCAAACGGGTCTTCGTCATCGTCCAGGACGACAAAGACCTCTCCAAGGCCATCGGTCGCAGGGGCCAGAACGCCCGCCTCACCTCCCGCCTGATGGGCTGGGACGTCCAGGTGCGTGTCTTTGACGTTCAGGAAGCTGAAAAACTCCAGAGCCAGGCTGCCGCTGAAGAAGTGATGCGCCAGTGCCAGGCCGCGGCGAAAACCCTCAGCGAACAACTGGAAATCCCGGAAGAAACCGCCATGGGCCTCGTGACCATGGGGGGAACGGACCTGGTGGCCCTCACCGGATTTGAAGCTTCCGACATCGCGGAAAGCATGGGCATTCCCGCAGAGGAAGCCGCCCAGATTCTGGACAAGGCCCGGGACCTCATTTCCCAATAA